From the genome of Luteibacter rhizovicinus DSM 16549:
AACTACCACTACGGCTGGGACTGGGGTCCGCGTTACCTCGCCGCCGGCATCTGGCGGCCGGTGCGTCTGGAAAGCTGGGACGACCTGCGGCTGGCGGACTTCCACATCGCCCAGGCGAAGGTCGACGAAGCCGATGCGCACGTCGATGCGCAGCTCGCCTTGCAGGCCGATAAGGCCGGCACGGTCAAGGTCGCCGTCGAATGGACCGCGCCGAACGGCACGCATGGCACGCAGGAACGCGAGGTGACCCTGGTCGCCGGCGAAAACCATGTCGCCGTGCCCATCGACATCGATCATCCGCAACGCTGGTGGCCGGTCGGTTACGGCGATCCGAACCTGTACCGCTTCCACACCACCGTGAGCACGGGTGGCGCAACGGTCGCCCAGGCCGATCGCGAGACCGGCCTGCGCAGCGTGGAGCTGCGCCGCGACAAGGACCAGTGGGGCAGGGGCTTTGCCTTCGTGGTCAACGGCGTGCCCATCTTCGCCAAGGGCGCCAACCTGATCCCGTTCGACAGCTTCCCCGCCCGGGTGACCACGGCGCGCATGGAGGCCATCCTGCGTTCGGCGCGGGATGCCAACATGAACATGCTGCGCATGTGGGGCGGTGGCACCTACCAGGACGACGCGTTCTACGTCGCAGCCGACCGCATGGGCCTGATGATCTGGCAGGATTTCATGTTCGGCGGCGCCATCACGCCTTACGACCCGGCGTTCCGCGAAACCTCGCGCATCGAAGCCGTCGAGCAGGTCACCCGCCTCCGCGACCACCCATCCATCGTGCTCTGGGCCGGCAACAACGAAGTGCAGACCGGCTGGGAGTCCTGGCCCGATCGCGAGGACTTCCGCAAGTTCATCAATGCCGACGAAGTACGCCGCCTCGATGACGGCATGCGCGAGCTCTTCGGCAAGACCTTGCGCAAGGTCGTCGGCGACCTCTCCCCGCAGACGCCTTACTGGGCGAGCTCACCGAGCACCGATTTCGACGGCGAAGCCAATGTGGAGAACGACGGTGATTTCCACTACTGGAAGGTATGGTCCGGTTCGGAGCCGATTTCGCACTACCTCGATGTCACGCCGCGCTTTCAGTCCGAATACGGCCTGCAGTCGTTCCCGGTGATGGCCACCATCAAGGCCTTCGCCGAAGCCGGCGACATGCAGCCGGAATCGAAGGTGATGCGCGCCCACCAGAAGTTCGCCAACGGCGACGGCAACCAGCGTCTGCTGCTGTATATCCGCCAGGAATACGGTGAGCCGAAGGACTTTCCTTCGTTCGTCTACCTGAGTCAGGTGATGCAGGCCGAAGGCATCGAACTGGCCGCCGAGCACCTGCGCAGTGCGCGCCCACGCAACATGGGCTCGCTGTACTGGCAGCTCAACGACGTCTGGCCGGGCGCATCGTGGGCGAGCGTGGACTATTTCAACCGCTGGAAGGCCTTGCAGTTCCACGCAAAGCGCTTCTATGCGCCGGTGGATGTCGTGCCGCTGCGGCGCGACGGCACGACCGAGGTGTTTGCCGTTTCCGACCGCACGACCGACTTCGACGCCGTGCTGCGCACGCGTATCTACGACATGGCTGGCAAGCTCCTGCGCGAAGAGAGCCGTCCCCTGCGGGCTGCCGCGCTCAGCAGCACGAGCCTCGCACGTCTGGATGATGCCACCCTGCTCAAGGGCGCCGATCCGCGACGCACGGTGGTCGCCTTCGACCTGCTCGAGCAGGGCAAGGTCGTTGCGCATCACCTGCTGTACTTCGGTGCGGCACGGACCCTCGCGTTGCCCCAGCCGGAGCTGGCGACGAGCCTTCGCGACAGCGGACACGGCCTCGTACTGACGGTCTCCGCGAAGCGCCTGGCGCGCGCGGTGTGGATCGACACGGGCGACCTCGACGTTCGTCTGTCCAACAACGCCTTCGACCTGCTGCCCGGCGAAAGTGTCGACGTGGCGATCGACGGTCACGTCGATGCGGACACGCTTCGCCATGCTTTGTCGGTACGCTCACTGATCGATGCCCTGAAGGAAAGCCAGCCGTGAATCCCAGCCGTCGCAACCTCATCAAATGGATGTCACTGGTCCCCAGCGCCGCCATGGTCGGCGGGATGAGTGCAGGCGCGTTCGCCGCGCCACGCTTTCCCGGCAAACGGCCGCCGGTAGGCCAGCGCAAGTTCACCAGTCCGGCCGTCGAAGCACTGATCGCCGCGACGAAGAAGAAGATCGCCGATCCCGAGCTGGCGTGGCTGTTCGAGAACTGCTTCCCCAATACGCTCGACACGACGGTGGAAGTCGGTCGCCTGGATGGTTACGAAGACACCTTCGTCGTCACCGGCGACATCGACGCGATGTGGCTGCGCGACTCCTCGGCCCAGGTATGGCCTTACCTGCCGCTGGCGCCGAAAGACGAAGCGTTGCGCAAGCTGTTCCGCGGACTGATCCGCCGCCAGGCCCGCTGTATCGCGATCGACCCTTACGCGAACGCCTTTCTTCCCGACCCCAAGGGCAAGAGCAAGCTCGACTGGGCGCAGTCCGACCAGACCGACATGCACCCCGGCGTGGCCGAGCGCAAGTGGGAAGTCGATTCGCTCTGCTACCCGGTGCGCCTCGCGCACGGTTACTGGCAGACCACCGGTGACCGCGAGCCATTCGACGATGCATGGCGTGCGGCCACGCGGCTGATCGTCACGACCTTCCGCGAGCAGCAGCGCAAAACGAGCCCCGGCCCGTACCACTTCCAGCGCCCGTCGCCGAACCCGACCGAGAGCCAGTTCCTGCACGGCTACGGCCAGCCCACCCGTCCGGTCGGCATGATCCACCAGATGTTCCGTCCGTCGGACGACGCCACCGTCTACGCGTTCAATATTCCGGGCAACCTGTTCGCCGTGGTCACGTTGCGCCGACTCGCGCAAATGCATGCGAGCTTCTATGGCGACCAGGTCTTCGCTGACGAATGCCACGCCATGGCCGACGAGATCGCCGCTGCCGTCGAACAATACGGCGTGGTGAAGGATCCGCAGGGCGACTACTGGGCCTACGAGGTCGACGGTTACGGCAACCAGCTGTTCATGGACGACGCCAACGTACCGAGCCTGCTCGCGTTGCCGTACCTGGAGAGCGCGCCGCACGATGCCCGCTACCAACGCACGCGCGACCGGGTGTGGAGCACGCACAACCCGTATTTCTTCAAGGGCAGTGCCGGTGAAGGCATCGGTGGCCCGCACGAAGGCCTGCGCATGATCTGGCCGATGTCGATCATGATGAAGGCGTTCACCACGGACGACGTGGCCGAGCAGCGGCAGTGCCTGCACTGGCTCAAGACCACGCATGCCGGCACAGGTTTCATGCACGAGGCATTCGATCAGGACGATCCGAAACAGTTCACCCGCGTGTGGTTCGCGTGGGCCAATACCTTGTTCGGCGAGCTCGTGGTCCATCTTGCCGACAAGCATCCCGATTCCCTGCGCCGCGTCTGACGCGCGCAACTGAGCTGGAGCGATTCATGGTTACCCGTCGACGTTTTCTGCAAGGCATGGCCGCTGTTTCGGTCGTTGGTCCGCTCGGTTCCCTCACCGTGCTGGCCGACGGGGTACACAAAGGCCTGACCGCGCCACCCGCCAGCGGCGGCACCGCTGGGGATGGCGTCTTGCGTTACGTCGACGTCTTTGTTGGCTCGAGCGGCCACGGTCACACCTATCCGGGTGCGACGCGGCCGTTCGGCATGGTCCAGCTGAGCCCGGACACGAACAATGCGGAGTGGGACGGTTCGTCCGGTTACCACCAGGGCGACGGCTCGATCATGGGCTTCTCGCACACGCATTTGTCCGGCACCGGCGCAGCGGACATGCTCGACTTCCTGGTCATGCCGGCGATGGGCGCGGTACGGCTGCAGCCGGGCGATCGCGACTACGACGGCGTGAACTACGTGTCGCGCTTCGACGCCAAGCACAAGGGTGGACAGAAGCCGGAGAAAGCGCATCGCACACACGTCAAGGGTTACCGGTCGCACTACACGGGCGAGCAGGCCCACCCCGGTTACTATCGCGTCAAGCTGACCGATCACGACATCTTCGCCGAGCTGACCGCGACCCTGCGTGCGGGCATGCATCGCTATACCTTCGCGAAGG
Proteins encoded in this window:
- a CDS encoding glycoside hydrolase family 125 protein, translating into MSLVPSAAMVGGMSAGAFAAPRFPGKRPPVGQRKFTSPAVEALIAATKKKIADPELAWLFENCFPNTLDTTVEVGRLDGYEDTFVVTGDIDAMWLRDSSAQVWPYLPLAPKDEALRKLFRGLIRRQARCIAIDPYANAFLPDPKGKSKLDWAQSDQTDMHPGVAERKWEVDSLCYPVRLAHGYWQTTGDREPFDDAWRAATRLIVTTFREQQRKTSPGPYHFQRPSPNPTESQFLHGYGQPTRPVGMIHQMFRPSDDATVYAFNIPGNLFAVVTLRRLAQMHASFYGDQVFADECHAMADEIAAAVEQYGVVKDPQGDYWAYEVDGYGNQLFMDDANVPSLLALPYLESAPHDARYQRTRDRVWSTHNPYFFKGSAGEGIGGPHEGLRMIWPMSIMMKAFTTDDVAEQRQCLHWLKTTHAGTGFMHEAFDQDDPKQFTRVWFAWANTLFGELVVHLADKHPDSLRRV
- a CDS encoding beta-mannosidase; this translates as MRRASLVVVAWLVAGAATAATPVERDLSTGWQFRLAPGAAPAIAQKAPTDWQPAIVPGAVQTDLLALGRIGDPFWRDNEAGLQWIGLADWDYQLSFDVDAAALKRGHVDLVFDGLDTFAEVSLNGKKLLAADNMFRRWRLPVKGALHAGSNSLRVHFQSPIARLQPWLLKQPYALPGEFDSSFGDEPKGKQTSNYVRKANYHYGWDWGPRYLAAGIWRPVRLESWDDLRLADFHIAQAKVDEADAHVDAQLALQADKAGTVKVAVEWTAPNGTHGTQEREVTLVAGENHVAVPIDIDHPQRWWPVGYGDPNLYRFHTTVSTGGATVAQADRETGLRSVELRRDKDQWGRGFAFVVNGVPIFAKGANLIPFDSFPARVTTARMEAILRSARDANMNMLRMWGGGTYQDDAFYVAADRMGLMIWQDFMFGGAITPYDPAFRETSRIEAVEQVTRLRDHPSIVLWAGNNEVQTGWESWPDREDFRKFINADEVRRLDDGMRELFGKTLRKVVGDLSPQTPYWASSPSTDFDGEANVENDGDFHYWKVWSGSEPISHYLDVTPRFQSEYGLQSFPVMATIKAFAEAGDMQPESKVMRAHQKFANGDGNQRLLLYIRQEYGEPKDFPSFVYLSQVMQAEGIELAAEHLRSARPRNMGSLYWQLNDVWPGASWASVDYFNRWKALQFHAKRFYAPVDVVPLRRDGTTEVFAVSDRTTDFDAVLRTRIYDMAGKLLREESRPLRAAALSSTSLARLDDATLLKGADPRRTVVAFDLLEQGKVVAHHLLYFGAARTLALPQPELATSLRDSGHGLVLTVSAKRLARAVWIDTGDLDVRLSNNAFDLLPGESVDVAIDGHVDADTLRHALSVRSLIDALKESQP